The following proteins come from a genomic window of Lolium rigidum isolate FL_2022 chromosome 5, APGP_CSIRO_Lrig_0.1, whole genome shotgun sequence:
- the LOC124651884 gene encoding osmotin-like protein, translating to MAAMAGRLALAFLLAAAAVQAASAVNTTLTLHNLCPFTVYPLVTANGGLPSIADNKLQLEANGLAYFPIPPTSWSGRVVARTLCSSPTNCQTGMAPPVTVVQLVVHSAEAGPGADLATYSVSLTDGFNVGAAVSPQFVGGGQCPVLGCPVNLNDGCPADQRVMGNGGVVLACKGDYGYFKKRCPLTRVGGRDVEPVPQSCRAPRELKVVFCPTTI from the coding sequence ATGGCTGCCATGGCGGGGCGCCTCGCCCTCGCCTTCCTGCTCGCGGCGGCCGCCGTTCAGGCGGCATCGGCAGTGAACACCACGCTGACGCTGCACAACCTCTGCCCGTTCACCGTGTACCCGCTGGTCACCGCCAACGGAGGCCTCCCTTCCATCGCCGACAACAAACTCCAGCTCGAGGCGAACGGCCTCGCCTACTTCCCCATCCCGCCCACCTCCTGGTCCGGGCGCGTGGTGGCGCGCACCCTCTGCTCGTCCCCGACGAACTGCCAGACGGGGATGGCGCCGCCGGTGACGGTGGTGCAGCTGGTCGTGCACTCGGCCGAGGCAGGGCCCGGGGCGGACCTGGCGACCTACAGCGTGAGCCTCACGGACGGGTTCAACGTGGGCGCGGCGGTGAGCCCGCAGTTCGTCGGCGGCGGGCAGTGCCCGGTGCTGGGCTGCCCGGTGAACCTCAACGACGGGTGCCCCGCGGACCAGCGCGTCATGGGCAACGGCGGCGTGGTGCTGGCGTGCAAGGGCGACTACGGCTACTTCAAGAAGCGGTGCCCGCTGACGCGGGTGGGCGGGAGAGACGTGGAGCCCGTCCCGCAGAGCTGCCGCGCGCCCCGCGAGCTCAAGGTCGTCTTCTGCCCGACCACCATCTGA
- the LOC124655990 gene encoding osmotin-like protein, which yields MAAMAERLALAFLLAAAAVVAASAVDTKLTLHNLCPFTVYPLVTANRGHPSIADNTIQLGANGRGLVSFPFPATSWAGRVVARTGCASPTSCETGTAPPMTVVQLVVHSPDAGPGADLATYSVSLKDGFNVGAAVSPQFIGGGQCPVLGCPVNLNDGCPVNQRVVDKHGMVVACKGDYGYFKKRCPLTRVGGSDVEPVPQRCLAPRELKVIFCPTAI from the coding sequence ATGGCTGCCATGGCGGAGCGCCTCGCCCTCGCCTTCCTGCTCGCGGCGGCCGCCGTTGTGGCGGCATCGGCGGTGGACACCAAGCTGACCCTGCACAACCTCTGCCCCTTCACCGTGTACCCGCTGGTCACCGCCAACCGGGGCCACCCCTCCATCGCCGACAACACCATCCAGCTCGGCGCCAACGGCCGCGGGCTCGTCTCCTTCCCCTTCCCGGCCACCTCCTGGGCCGGCCGCGTGGTGGCGCGCACCGGCTGCGCGTCGCCGACGAGCTGCGAGAcggggacggcgccgccgatgaCGGTGGTGCAGCTGGTCGTGCACTCCCCCGATGCCGGCCCCGGGGCGGACCTGGCCACCTACAGCGTCAGCCTCAAGGACGGCTTCAACGTGGGCGCGGCGGTGAGCCCGCAGTTCATCGGCGGAGGGCAGTGCCCCGTGCTCGGCTGCCCGGTGAACCTCAACGACGGCTGCCCCGTGAACCAGCGCGTCGTCGACAAACACGGCATGGTGGTGGCGTGCAAGGGGGACTACGGATACTTCAAGAAGCGGTGCCCGCTGACGCGGGTGGGCGGCAGCGACGTGGAGCCCGTCCCGCAGAGGTGTCTCGCGCCCCGCGAGCTCAAGGTCATCTTCTGCCCGACCGCCATCTGA